From the genome of Polypterus senegalus isolate Bchr_013 chromosome 8, ASM1683550v1, whole genome shotgun sequence:
TCTGCAGCCTTCTATCAAGGTGATAGATATTTCTATAGTTGAACTGTTCAATAACCGTTATGTCCTGTAGGCAATGCTAGATCGACCTGCAAGTGCCAAAAGGGGATTTTTGTCTTTTAAGAAGAATTTTTggtggctctgaaaagagcctTTATTACAAGGAGAGATTCGAAGTCTGGGTTCTTAGGCACGTTCCCCACGAATGCGGCGAGCCAGCTGGATATCTTTGGGCATGATTGTCACTCTTTTGGCGTGAATGGCACAAAGGTTGGTGTCTTCGAATAGACCAACCAAGTAAGCCTCACTGGCCTCCTGTAGAGCCATGACAGCGGAGCTCTGGAATCGGAGATCGGTCTTGAAATCCTGGGCGATTTCTCTTACCAGTCTCTGGAAAGGCAACTTGCGGATAAGCAATTCGGTGGATTTCTGGTAGCGACGAATCTCTCGCAGAGCCACTGTGCCGGGCCTGTACCGATGAGGCTTCTTAACCCCACCAGTGGCGGGGGCGCTCTTACGGGCCGCTTTAGTAGCGAGCTGCTTTCGGGGAGCTTTGCCGCCAGTGGATTTACGAGCTGTCTGCTTTGTTCTTGCCATTTCTGTGACTTAATAACAAACTATACAACATACAAAACCAACGCTAAAATGAACAGGGACTAAGACTCACGAAGTGCATTATATTGAGGCCCTATTAGTTTCTGATTGGGCGAATGGAAAACCGGTCGGTGACGTTTTTAGGCTCAGCCTACATGCTGCCTTTCCACTGCCTTTCCATGGCTACTGCTGTCAGCTTGTAAAAGAAAGACAGCCATTGTAATACGATTTACTCTCCCGTAAtattagattttctcaaactccAATCAGAATGGTCTACCGACTTAGGTACAATTCGTATATGTCAGGATGAACACAGGCACTAAACAAAGCGAGTAATTGGAAAAGGGAACTACCGGTAATATCTCTAAGTAGCTATATATGGATATTAAATTATAACGCATTTTAAGATTGATAAAAATGCTACGTATTTGGTAGTATGGGAACGATTGCCTTTAATCCCACTGCATTTATTTTAACAGTGCGATCGGTGACTTAGTTTCTATCGTATTTTCATCTCCTGTGGATAGCCTGTGTTTTCTTTTCTAATGGTATTATAACATGCTGCTTCCACCCGACGGATCCAAGTCTGAGTAttcgcacaaaaaaaaaaaaaacgtatttaatgATCTTCTACTGCCCTCTTGTGGATATTCAAAATGAGGATACCATTATTTCCTTTGTATTGTAGACTGGTTTACTCCGGCTCTTTCCTTGCTTTTGCCTTCAAAAAACACATCAGTTATCTCCACCTTGAACTCAGAAGTCCTGACAGGGAAAATATTcctctacttaaaaaaaaaaaaaaaaattacacgaTTAACTCATTTAATGACGTGAATACTGTTTAACGAATCAAATTATAAACTGAATCACTTTCCACCTTCAGCATATCAGAACTTAATAACTGAAACACTCAGTACGAGAATAATGGAGAATAAAATCACGGGAGGAAATAAGGTTAGTTCACAACCCGAAATTTAAAAACCTTACTCAGGAGGGGGGAAAAAAGCTGTAGCTTTTACAATACTTTACACAGCATTGCACCTAGAGCACACAACTGTGTTGAATACCTAAAAAAATCTTACTAATAGTACTGTGGAGCTATATTTCATGTATGTGGTATGGGTGTCGTCTGGGAATTCTTTTATATACTCAGACATCACTCGGTGCAGAGCCTCATGTGAATGATCTATTAGAAAGCATCCATGAACTCTGTTCTACTTCAGCCAGTCTAACTAAAGAAATATTCTTTGGCTTATAAAGACTTAGATGAGAAAGACAAACAAGTGGTAATTATTGCTGTATATGTTGAAGTTTACTTAGTAAGGTAGAAGGTGAAAGTGCTCAGCCTCGAGTGTGTGTGCGCGCATGTTCAATTTtgctttcatcagaccagagaatcatttTTCCCCTGCTCCTTGAAATTGTTTGGCAATCATGCCCAATGTGTCCAATTGAAGGAATGCTGCTAAAAAGGTCATCTTTCCGACAGGTTCATCCAGTGGACTTCAGAAGCTCGGTTAGAGTAATCTtggagttcttggtcacctccctgatcaaAGCACTTCTTTCTAAACTGAATCCAATCAACTAGGGTTTTACTACTGGAGGATTCCAATGAAGAGCTAAACACATCTCAGGGATTTCGGATAAGAGAATACTGTACACTGAACACAGCCTGGGATGCCACAAAGGGTTTGAATGCTTACAGGAGTGaggaaaaatgcatatttttcttaGACGTTCTGAAAAGGTTTTACaatacacatgcatacacacatactgtagacaAAATTACAAACACTTATGGAAAAGATACCTACACTTTTTTTTCAGACTCCAAGAACCCTAGTGACATCACTATAAATATTAAcgatcaaaatttatttatatagatagataacaagCGCATTTAAAGTGCTGACCGTCAAGTTGCAACGTCTCAATGGAAAGTGCCCATATTTGAGTACATGGGTGGCTCTAAAAAGAGCCGTTGATGTTTAGAAAAGAATTACCCCAGCAACTTATTTACTCTTGACAGGTTTCTCGGTCTTTTTGGGCAGAAGTACGGCCTGAATGTTCGGTAACACACCACCCTGAGCGATAGTCACGCCACCCAGCAACTTATTGAGCTCCTCATCGTTACGCACCGCTAGTTGCAGATGACGAGGAATGATTCTAGTCTTCTTGTTGTCACGGGCGGCATTACCGGCCAACTCGAGAATTTCAGCAGTCAGATACTCTAGCACAGCAGCCAAGTAGACGGGAGCACCAGCACCCACACGCTCAGCATAATTGCCTTTCCTCAGCAACCGATGAACACGGCCTACAGGGAACTGCAATCCAGCCCGTGAAGAGCGAGTCTTGGCTTTAGCACGGGCCTTACCACCAGTCTTTCCTCTACCAGACATTCTAAAATAAGCAACGTTAGGTCGAAAAATGGTCCCGTTCCTCTGACTTGCTCTTTTATAAAGGCTTCTCTTCGGCACCGCCGCTCTGAACTGAGTGGCTACTGATTTGCATATGTTATTACGTCACTAATCCGGCAACGAATCCACGGTTTGGCCCTCCACCGCTCAATATATGAAATACGAAATACAGATGAGAACAATGGAACACAGTTTTAATTGCGCAGATGTAACgtattaatatatactgtatgtagaagaAGAGTAAGGGAAAGAGATGAACTGCATATTTAATACATCTTATTATTACAGCTTGAATTTCATTGCGCTGActaatttaatttttgaacagTTCTGGCCAATATCAAGACGTATTTTCGTGGTAGAACTCGGGTTACATGCAGTAAGCTATCGactctttttaaaagaaaaataagaaaaacacagtAAGGTATATGCAATTTATAGTAGAATAGtccagtttctttcattcttagaAATAAAACTGTTCTAAATGGCCGAATTCCTTTTCTCACACGAAAAACAGAGGTATAGCCCCTTTATCTTCTTCATCCTTGAGAATTTAATCTAATGCGTTATGTGGACTTAATTTCTTTGGTCTCTTTTAAAGGAGTTGATATCCTAACTGATCTCAGCTATTGTACCCATCCCATAGGGTCTTCGTTCAAGAGCTGACTGTAAAACGgtgtagaaaacaaaaacataaacggCTACCTTCCTTCACACTTTTGAAAACAGAAGGCCCAATGAAAAACCTGCGCGCgccatttttttctctgtcattAACGCAACAGTAGTTTTAGCTTGGGGGTGGGGACTGCTACTCTCTCGTCATTTTTGCCCACGTCTAACGCTGCAGGGCCACTGAATTGCATGACTGGCTATAAAATGAGAAGCCGAGGGAGTTGCGCCATTCAGTTTTTCGTGTGTGAAATTCGCAAAAATGCCTGAACCAAAAGCTGCTCCTGCGCCCAAAAAGGGTTCAAAGAAGGCCGTTTCTAAGAGTCAGGCAAAGGGTGGGAAGAAGCGCAGAAAGTCCAGGAAGGAAAGCTACTCCATCTACGTGTACAAGGTATTGAAGCAAGTACACCCCGATACTGGTATTTCTTCTAAGGCGATGGGTATCATGAACTCATTTGTGAACGACATCTTTGAGCGCATCGCCGGTGAGGCTTCTCGTTTAGCGCACTACAACAAACGCTCCACCATTTCTTCAAGGGAGATCCAGACCGCTGTGAGGCTGCTGCTGCCGGGTGAGCTTGCTAAGCATGCCGTGTCCGAGGGCACCAAGGCAGTCACCAAGTACACCAGCTCCAAATAAACAGAAGTCCTTCCAAAAACCAacggctcttttcagagccaTCTACATCTTCTACAAAAGAGCTTAGTTCACCTGGTACACTGTTCGTTACATGAATCGTACCTTACTGATAGGGATGGGCGATACCACTGTTTTTGAAACTGATACAAGTGTTTTGTGTCAGATTGCCGATACTGAGCatttttgaaaaaacatttgtttccaAATGATAGTGTTTAGCATGGCTAATATTATTGGGCCAGTCTGCTTTGAAAAAAACTGTATAAAGTATACTGCACAGTAATGGTTGCcataacatttattacaaaatctAGATTAACACAATGAACATGgcatgttattttctaacctgctcactCCAGACCAGGGCTATGGGAGGGTGCCGGAGCCTATCTCAGCTGCCAtatggtacaaggcaggaacaaacccttgaCAGGTCGCCCATCCATTACTGAcaaacacacactatggccaagttaccattgccaattcacctagccTGCgtatatttggactgtgggaggaaacttacaCAGCcacagggacaacatgcaaactccatgcagtaaGGATCTGGTTAGCAAAGCATGAACATACAGATGTAAAAGATTAACTTTTACGTTTTCATAatgatttggttatttgtttaaTACATGTTAAACGAGCAATCACTTCACGAATGTATTTAAACGGATCCCCTTAGAAGactaacatttgcaaaaaaaaatattcccacatttgtattttctataatattttgctcttctGGTTTTGTCATATTAGCTCTacatttagttaagtttcaaattagtatttagaaaaaaaataatgctgacatttttacgcctcaggtgcaaggcaggaacaattcctgaacagagtgaacacacaaacaccGGGGGGAGGGGCAATTTAACAtcaatccaactaacctgcacaacacaattttaatacaaaattaagcagaaagattatatattttattacactagATTGTTACTAATGCAATTAAAGTACTTTTAAATCCACTAAACTTgcaaaatattgacatttactCGAGCACTTATTTTTCGGAAAGAAACTACTTTCAGTGAAAGTTTTCATCTTCAAATTAGGCATAGTGTTAAgactatttaacatttttatttatgtatattcgTTGTACTGTACCCTTcgttttaattagcagaaaaacaaAGGACAGAACCCGTGACA
Proteins encoded in this window:
- the LOC120533343 gene encoding histone H2A-like, which gives rise to MSGRGKTGGKARAKAKTRSSRAGLQFPVGRVHRLLRKGNYAERVGAGAPVYLAAVLEYLTAEILELAGNAARDNKKTRIIPRHLQLAVRNDEELNKLLGGVTIAQGGVLPNIQAVLLPKKTEKPVKSK
- the LOC120533355 gene encoding histone H2B 5-like, which encodes MPEPKAAPAPKKGSKKAVSKSQAKGGKKRRKSRKESYSIYVYKVLKQVHPDTGISSKAMGIMNSFVNDIFERIAGEASRLAHYNKRSTISSREIQTAVRLLLPGELAKHAVSEGTKAVTKYTSSK